Proteins from one Rhodohalobacter mucosus genomic window:
- a CDS encoding thioredoxin family protein: MTEVKSEAITQEIIESAFTYREYRALIDRLLSENKTTGENHSEAMIHYTLMNAHRMRRLDKQIVLKPELREKLEQVDRDMIWLVLTEAWCGDAAQIIPLFHKMAEVNDHIELRLILRDENREIMDDFLYQGKSRSIPVLIALDAQSLDVIGTWGPRPAEAQELFEELRSETDIPYQQIAETLHKWYTADKTISTQKEWVDLLTRWTMYG; this comes from the coding sequence ATGACTGAAGTAAAATCCGAGGCTATTACACAAGAGATTATTGAATCGGCATTCACCTACCGGGAGTACCGGGCATTGATTGATCGACTCCTGTCTGAGAACAAGACCACGGGCGAAAATCACTCCGAAGCGATGATTCATTACACATTGATGAATGCGCACCGAATGAGACGCCTCGATAAGCAGATTGTTCTCAAACCGGAACTCAGAGAGAAGCTCGAACAGGTAGATCGTGACATGATCTGGCTTGTACTGACGGAGGCGTGGTGCGGAGATGCAGCACAAATTATTCCGCTGTTTCATAAAATGGCGGAAGTAAATGACCATATCGAACTGCGACTGATTTTGCGTGATGAAAACCGTGAAATCATGGATGACTTCCTCTACCAGGGAAAAAGCCGATCCATACCGGTATTGATTGCGCTGGATGCGCAGTCGCTGGATGTAATTGGCACCTGGGGCCCCCGGCCAGCTGAGGCACAGGAGCTTTTTGAAGAGCTTCGGTCAGAAACAGACATCCCTTATCAGCAGATAGCCGAAACGCTTCACAAGTGGTATACGGCTGATAAAACCATTTCGACCCAGAAAGAGTGGGTGGATCTTCTTACCCGCTGGACCATGTATGGCTGA
- a CDS encoding PA0069 family radical SAM protein, whose translation MSQPIRGRGAAANPKNRFRDEKVEYVVDVNSGQLNKPKTTLLKDHTGSIISTNNSPDIGFDVSVNPYRGCEHGCVYCYARPSHEFLGMSLGLDFESKIVVKYEAPRLLRETLAKKSWKPQTLVMSGVTDPYQPVEKKLRITRGCIEVLAGCLHPLVIITKNYLVTRDMDLLSKLAEVNAVRVVLSITSLDKSVTDTMEPRTSRPNKRLQAVRELCEAGIPVHVNIAPVIPGLTDDEIVPIMEAASKAGAESVSCNIVRLPYGVKDLFVKWLDDHHPNRKEKVINKIKSMRDGKLNRSEFGERFRGIGPYADQIRQLVAINSRRLGLNAEKKPLNTSAFSRPETDQLRLF comes from the coding sequence ATGAGTCAGCCAATACGGGGGCGAGGAGCAGCCGCCAATCCAAAAAACCGGTTCCGTGATGAAAAAGTTGAGTATGTGGTCGATGTAAACAGCGGCCAGCTGAACAAGCCAAAAACCACACTTCTTAAAGATCACACCGGAAGCATTATTTCGACCAACAACAGTCCGGACATCGGGTTTGATGTGAGCGTGAATCCATATCGCGGATGCGAGCACGGTTGTGTGTACTGCTATGCACGGCCTTCCCATGAATTTCTTGGAATGAGCCTTGGCCTGGACTTTGAAAGTAAAATTGTTGTGAAGTATGAGGCCCCACGCCTTTTAAGAGAAACACTGGCCAAAAAGTCGTGGAAACCGCAAACGCTCGTGATGAGCGGCGTAACTGATCCCTATCAGCCCGTTGAAAAAAAGCTCCGTATCACAAGAGGCTGTATTGAGGTGCTCGCAGGGTGTTTACATCCCCTGGTAATTATCACCAAGAACTACCTTGTAACCCGTGATATGGATCTGTTGTCAAAACTGGCCGAAGTGAACGCTGTACGGGTTGTACTTAGCATTACGTCACTCGATAAATCCGTTACGGACACCATGGAACCGCGCACTTCGAGGCCCAATAAGCGGCTGCAAGCGGTTCGTGAGCTGTGCGAAGCGGGAATTCCGGTTCACGTGAATATTGCTCCGGTTATTCCGGGGCTGACTGATGACGAGATTGTGCCGATTATGGAAGCAGCCTCGAAAGCCGGGGCGGAGTCGGTATCCTGCAACATTGTGCGGTTGCCTTATGGTGTAAAGGATCTCTTTGTGAAGTGGCTGGATGATCATCACCCAAACAGAAAAGAAAAGGTGATCAATAAAATTAAAAGCATGAGAGACGGAAAACTGAACCGCTCTGAATTTGGAGAACGGTTTCGCGGCATCGGACCTTACGCCGATCAAATTCGTCAGCTTGTAGCGATCAACTCGCGGCGCCTGGGGCTGAATGCCGAAAAAAAGCCGCTGAACACTTCAGCTTTCAGTCGCCCGGAAACCGATCAGCTAAGATTGTTTTAA
- the pdxH gene encoding pyridoxamine 5'-phosphate oxidase translates to MNVADLRKQYTKAGLLEAGLPGEPMPLFRQWFREALESEVTEPNAMALATVKPDGKPSVRIVLMKGIEEDSISFYTNYGSSKASELEKTPHAACTFWWAELERQVRISGPVKKVSEDESTKYFDSRPRESQIGAWASSQSRPVNTRIELEELFSRFERKFDGKKVPRPDHWGGYAIHVNEIEFWQGRPGRMHDRILYRLEKGEWNRQRLAP, encoded by the coding sequence GTGAACGTAGCAGATCTGAGAAAACAGTACACAAAAGCAGGACTTCTTGAAGCCGGTCTTCCGGGCGAACCCATGCCATTGTTCAGGCAGTGGTTTCGGGAAGCACTTGAATCGGAGGTCACGGAACCCAATGCGATGGCACTTGCTACGGTGAAACCCGACGGTAAGCCGAGTGTTCGAATCGTTCTTATGAAAGGGATTGAGGAAGACTCCATTTCATTTTATACCAACTACGGCAGCAGCAAGGCTTCCGAGCTGGAAAAAACTCCTCATGCCGCATGTACTTTTTGGTGGGCTGAACTTGAGAGGCAGGTGCGTATTTCTGGCCCTGTAAAAAAGGTGTCAGAAGATGAGAGCACAAAGTATTTTGACTCACGTCCGCGTGAGAGCCAAATCGGGGCATGGGCCTCAAGCCAGAGCCGGCCGGTGAATACCCGGATAGAACTGGAAGAGTTGTTTAGCCGGTTTGAGCGTAAGTTTGATGGCAAAAAAGTGCCAAGGCCGGATCATTGGGGTGGTTATGCTATCCATGTAAACGAAATAGAATTCTGGCAGGGTCGTCCCGGCCGTATGCACGACAGAATTCTCTACAGATTGGAGAAGGGTGAATGGAACCGTCAGCGCCTTGCACCCTGA
- a CDS encoding thioredoxin family protein, producing MSAVNSTMLELGTDAPPFKLPDTISGNIYIKEGFRGNKAFLVVFMCNHCPYVKLIKEALVDYAEDYMPKGVGMVAISSNDVEKYPDDSPKDMQEDARKFGYPFPYLYDETQEVAKAYKAACTPDLFLFDENMKLVYRGQFDDARPGNDVDPDGSDLREATDLVLAGEDVPTDQTPSIGCNIKWKPGNEPDYFG from the coding sequence ATGTCTGCAGTGAACTCTACAATGCTGGAACTTGGAACAGATGCGCCTCCATTCAAACTTCCGGATACGATCTCTGGAAATATCTACATAAAAGAGGGATTTCGGGGCAATAAGGCGTTTTTGGTGGTTTTCATGTGCAATCACTGTCCGTATGTAAAACTGATAAAAGAGGCTTTGGTCGATTATGCTGAGGACTATATGCCCAAAGGCGTCGGAATGGTGGCAATAAGCTCTAATGATGTTGAGAAGTATCCTGATGACTCACCGAAGGATATGCAGGAAGATGCCAGGAAGTTCGGTTATCCGTTTCCCTATCTCTATGATGAAACTCAGGAAGTGGCAAAAGCATATAAGGCTGCATGTACACCCGATTTATTTCTGTTTGATGAGAACATGAAATTGGTCTATCGCGGTCAGTTCGATGATGCGCGTCCGGGCAACGACGTGGATCCTGATGGAAGTGATCTTCGTGAGGCTACGGATCTGGTTCTTGCGGGAGAAGACGTACCCACAGATCAAACCCCCAGTATCGGTTGCAATATTAAATGGAAACCGGGTAATGAACCCGACTACTTTGGTTAA
- the gltB gene encoding glutamate synthase large subunit yields MQEFQNVIEKSSCGVGFVASRTHHYSHKNLQRALYALSCVEHRGACSADGISSDGAGIMADIPFEMFGFEKGEVAVATIFAPIDKEKRRKALRVFEETFQFYELKVLHYRQVPIDTTVLGDTAKSSMPCILQAFIQRPEHCRTDSSFDRLLYTAKQMTRTKEKDAGIVRDFFFASLSARTIVYKALTKSEALSDFYPDLKNPSFKTRFALFHRRFSTNTRTSWDKTQPFRIIAHNGEINTITGNRSWAISREKYLGVPKDELLTREQISDSGSLNEMVESLTYRSSIPFVEDILAIMIPPASQENDYYKFWSRAMEPWDGPALISYSDGSSIGGRLDRNGFRPCRWMITRDHLYVSSEAGSFGIDESMVESKGSLQAGNGIKMDLDTGKIHFRDPSYSRENFDADFEHRLEKLSAIPVEETEQSFASMHLFRYTREEIDKLLVPMITDGKEPIGSMGDTARPALFSDQPRSFFDYFYQNFAQVTNPPLDYIREKMVTNLNMYLGKRPNIFSPKELIPQFPGLETESPMLSLGQMKMLRSINESVSRIKTAEFDMIFNRDHGEVGFRSAIREITEKAIKAVQNGATILIISDRNATWQHPPIPSLFMLRALVNALNHSGLRLNASIVVDTAEVKNTHHFACLIGFGATAVCPYKALEYARFSGNRKLKGLDADIKETNLIKAFNTGLLKIMSKSGISVARSYQSSKLFTALGIGDELRKHFFPGLYSPVKGIGIKEITAQILDYVKEAEPRSEDDKLIHTYQWKEHNRDSEGEKHSMTNTRSKIIHELVMNGGPGLDNPELYDAYLKLGEESAPVNFRHLFDFKIPFESIDIQKVENRKAIMQRFGSGAMSFGAISAESQRDIFLAMKETGGRSNSGEGGENPYYYSLGVTGSVKQVASGRFGVTAEYLVTGEEIQIKIAQGAKPGEGGQLMGVKVTEDIAFARHSNPGFDLISPPPLHDIYSIEDLKQLIYELKQIKPGMKVNVKLVSGENIGTIAVGVAKAGADIIHVSGGDGGTGAATLTSMKHAGLPWEIGLLEVHKTLCAHDLRKYVELRTDGALHTGADIISAAILGAEGFDFGKLLLIAEGCIMARICEKNTCPRGIATHDPKFKAKYKGDKEYVVKMMGYLAEDVRRHLARMGFTSLQELTGRTDLLKLKKIHRSLVDARKLDLSYFTDYDESLHQQKSEENPFNEEISEYNQNIVSICRSAVEEEGSIARSLSITTQDRAVLSTISGKIAGKTASKRAEEIRQKGKSETDHRFNGNIELTFEGSAGQGFGVFMTEGLHVHLWGEANDSVCKAMSGGKMIINPSKEASFNPEDNAIIGNCALYGATGGKLFVHGLAGDRFAVRNSGSVAVVEGTGLHACEYMSNGTVVILGKVSRNVGSGMTGGVLFMRKNQAHQVNDEYVTPMAPTEKSFRLLKKLLNEYHKGTGSRTAATILADWQNQKDSFLMLVPKGVLSSQEQVDSGKHKVATKSNQVKSS; encoded by the coding sequence ATGCAAGAGTTTCAAAATGTGATTGAGAAGTCGTCGTGCGGTGTCGGTTTTGTCGCCAGCCGCACCCATCATTACAGCCACAAAAATCTGCAACGAGCGCTGTATGCACTCAGCTGTGTAGAGCACCGCGGAGCCTGCAGTGCGGACGGAATATCTAGTGACGGTGCCGGCATTATGGCCGATATCCCGTTTGAAATGTTTGGGTTTGAAAAAGGTGAAGTAGCCGTGGCAACCATTTTTGCTCCTATCGATAAAGAAAAGCGAAGAAAAGCACTGCGTGTATTCGAAGAGACGTTTCAGTTTTATGAACTGAAAGTACTTCATTACCGACAGGTGCCGATTGACACAACCGTACTTGGAGATACAGCAAAAAGCTCCATGCCGTGTATACTGCAGGCGTTTATCCAAAGGCCTGAACACTGCCGCACAGACAGCTCCTTCGACAGGCTGCTCTATACCGCCAAGCAGATGACGCGTACAAAGGAGAAGGATGCGGGAATTGTGCGTGATTTTTTCTTTGCATCCCTTTCGGCGAGAACCATAGTCTACAAGGCTCTTACCAAATCGGAAGCTCTGAGTGACTTTTATCCCGATCTAAAGAATCCTTCCTTTAAAACCCGTTTTGCACTTTTCCACAGAAGGTTTTCGACCAATACCAGAACCTCCTGGGACAAAACGCAGCCTTTCAGAATTATAGCTCATAATGGTGAAATCAATACGATTACAGGTAACCGGTCGTGGGCCATTTCCAGGGAGAAATATCTTGGTGTTCCCAAGGATGAGCTGCTGACCCGTGAACAGATCAGTGATTCAGGCAGTCTCAATGAAATGGTCGAATCGCTGACATACCGAAGCAGTATTCCATTTGTAGAGGATATCCTGGCCATCATGATTCCACCGGCCTCACAGGAGAACGATTATTACAAATTCTGGAGCCGTGCCATGGAACCCTGGGACGGACCCGCGCTCATCTCCTATTCGGATGGTTCATCCATCGGAGGGCGGCTTGACAGAAACGGCTTTCGTCCCTGCCGCTGGATGATTACACGCGATCACCTTTATGTGAGTTCCGAGGCCGGTTCGTTTGGAATAGATGAATCGATGGTTGAATCAAAAGGGTCGCTCCAGGCCGGAAACGGTATCAAGATGGATCTGGATACCGGCAAAATTCATTTTCGTGACCCCAGCTATTCGCGCGAAAACTTTGATGCCGACTTTGAGCACAGACTTGAAAAGTTGTCAGCTATCCCCGTTGAAGAGACGGAACAAAGTTTCGCCAGCATGCATCTGTTCAGGTACACGCGCGAGGAGATTGACAAGCTGCTGGTACCCATGATTACGGATGGTAAGGAACCGATAGGGTCTATGGGTGATACCGCCAGGCCGGCACTTTTTTCGGACCAGCCCCGGTCATTTTTCGATTACTTCTACCAGAATTTTGCTCAGGTTACCAACCCTCCTCTCGATTACATCCGGGAAAAAATGGTAACCAATCTGAACATGTACCTTGGCAAGCGTCCCAATATATTCTCCCCAAAAGAGTTGATTCCACAGTTTCCCGGACTTGAAACTGAAAGCCCGATGCTTTCTCTGGGTCAGATGAAGATGCTAAGATCGATCAATGAGTCCGTATCCAGAATCAAAACGGCTGAATTTGACATGATATTCAACCGGGATCATGGCGAGGTAGGATTCCGGTCTGCCATAAGGGAAATCACAGAAAAAGCCATCAAGGCTGTTCAGAACGGCGCAACCATTCTCATCATATCCGACCGGAATGCAACCTGGCAGCACCCGCCCATTCCCAGCCTGTTCATGCTGCGAGCGCTCGTGAATGCGCTGAACCACTCGGGTTTGCGGCTCAATGCCTCTATCGTGGTTGATACCGCGGAAGTGAAAAACACTCACCATTTTGCCTGCCTGATCGGGTTTGGGGCAACCGCCGTATGTCCGTACAAAGCGCTGGAATATGCACGTTTCAGCGGCAACCGAAAGCTGAAGGGACTGGATGCTGATATAAAGGAAACCAATCTGATCAAGGCATTCAATACCGGCCTGCTGAAAATCATGTCGAAGTCGGGAATATCAGTTGCGCGCAGCTACCAAAGCTCCAAGCTGTTCACCGCACTTGGGATTGGCGATGAATTGCGAAAACACTTTTTCCCGGGACTCTACAGTCCGGTTAAAGGAATCGGCATCAAAGAGATTACGGCTCAGATTCTTGATTATGTGAAAGAGGCCGAACCCCGATCGGAAGATGACAAGCTGATTCACACCTATCAATGGAAAGAGCATAATCGCGACTCGGAAGGTGAAAAACACTCGATGACAAACACGCGCTCAAAGATCATCCATGAGCTGGTAATGAATGGAGGGCCGGGCCTTGATAACCCGGAACTTTACGATGCATATCTGAAGCTTGGAGAGGAATCCGCTCCGGTAAATTTCAGGCATCTGTTTGATTTCAAAATTCCTTTTGAATCCATCGATATTCAGAAGGTGGAAAACCGGAAAGCCATCATGCAGCGCTTTGGATCGGGAGCAATGAGCTTCGGTGCTATCAGTGCTGAATCCCAGCGTGATATATTTCTGGCTATGAAAGAGACCGGAGGACGCAGCAATAGCGGCGAAGGAGGAGAAAACCCCTATTATTATTCGCTGGGTGTTACAGGATCGGTTAAACAGGTTGCGAGCGGACGATTCGGCGTTACGGCAGAATATCTTGTTACCGGAGAGGAGATACAGATCAAAATTGCCCAGGGAGCAAAACCGGGCGAAGGCGGTCAGCTTATGGGCGTCAAGGTAACAGAAGATATCGCTTTTGCACGGCACAGCAATCCTGGCTTCGACCTGATTTCGCCACCGCCTCTGCATGATATCTACAGTATTGAAGACCTCAAACAGCTCATATATGAGCTGAAGCAGATCAAACCCGGCATGAAGGTGAATGTAAAACTGGTATCCGGTGAAAATATCGGTACCATTGCAGTTGGCGTGGCCAAGGCTGGTGCCGACATCATTCACGTATCAGGTGGTGACGGCGGAACCGGAGCAGCAACCCTCACGTCGATGAAACATGCCGGGCTTCCATGGGAAATCGGCCTTCTGGAGGTTCATAAAACCCTCTGTGCACATGATTTGAGAAAGTACGTAGAACTACGTACAGATGGAGCTCTGCATACCGGTGCTGATATTATCAGTGCGGCCATACTGGGAGCTGAAGGTTTCGACTTTGGCAAGCTTCTGCTAATTGCAGAAGGGTGCATCATGGCCCGAATATGTGAAAAAAACACCTGCCCGCGGGGTATCGCCACACATGATCCGAAATTCAAGGCCAAATACAAGGGCGATAAGGAGTATGTAGTTAAAATGATGGGGTACCTTGCAGAGGATGTTCGCAGACACCTGGCTCGTATGGGGTTTACCTCTCTTCAGGAACTGACGGGACGAACCGATCTTCTTAAACTCAAAAAAATTCACCGGTCGCTTGTGGATGCCAGGAAACTGGATCTATCCTACTTCACCGATTATGATGAGTCGCTTCATCAGCAGAAATCTGAAGAGAATCCCTTTAACGAAGAGATCAGTGAATACAATCAGAACATCGTTTCCATATGCCGGTCTGCAGTGGAAGAGGAAGGAAGTATTGCCAGATCATTGAGTATAACGACACAAGACCGCGCTGTACTCTCCACAATTAGCGGTAAAATCGCGGGTAAAACAGCAAGCAAGCGAGCCGAAGAAATCCGCCAAAAGGGCAAATCGGAGACCGATCACAGATTCAACGGTAATATTGAACTCACTTTTGAAGGAAGTGCGGGCCAGGGATTTGGTGTATTTATGACTGAGGGGCTTCACGTTCATCTGTGGGGTGAAGCCAACGATTCGGTATGCAAAGCCATGTCGGGAGGAAAAATGATTATAAATCCATCCAAAGAGGCTTCGTTTAACCCCGAAGATAATGCCATCATCGGCAATTGTGCCCTCTACGGTGCAACCGGTGGAAAGCTCTTTGTTCACGGCCTGGCGGGCGATCGTTTTGCTGTAAGAAACAGCGGATCCGTGGCTGTGGTTGAAGGTACCGGCCTGCATGCTTGCGAGTATATGAGTAACGGTACTGTGGTTATTCTGGGTAAGGTGAGCCGCAATGTAGGTTCGGGAATGACGGGCGGAGTACTTTTTATGCGAAAAAATCAGGCTCACCAGGTAAATGATGAGTACGTTACGCCTATGGCTCCCACCGAAAAGTCTTTCAGACTGCTAAAAAAACTTTTAAATGAATACCATAAAGGTACGGGAAGCCGTACGGCTGCCACTATTCTTGCAGACTGGCAGAATCAGAAAGATAGTTTCCTGATGCTGGTTCCGAAAGGTGTTCTTAGTTCTCAGGAGCAGGTTGACTCAGGTAAGCACAAAGTTGCAACCAAAAGCAATCAGGTGAAATCATCCTGA
- the trmB gene encoding tRNA (guanosine(46)-N7)-methyltransferase TrmB, whose amino-acid sequence MAKNKLQKFEDVARFQNVFEYTDFDEKTKPRGCWHGDIFKNENPITLELACGKGEYTVELARRNPERNYIGIDKKGWRIWTGAKTAIEENLNNAHFMRIFIDHLEEYFKPGEVDEIWIVFPDPFLRESRESNRLTSPKFLNIYKNILKPGSVIHLKTDSPELFSYTLEVIEQENCRIVDRCDNIYKERPDDALLSIRTFYEEMHLREGRTIRYVSFQLP is encoded by the coding sequence ATGGCTAAAAACAAACTTCAAAAATTTGAAGATGTTGCACGGTTTCAAAACGTATTTGAGTACACCGATTTCGATGAAAAGACCAAGCCCCGCGGATGCTGGCACGGAGATATCTTTAAAAACGAGAACCCGATAACGCTGGAGCTGGCGTGTGGAAAAGGGGAGTATACCGTTGAGCTGGCGAGACGAAATCCGGAACGTAACTACATAGGAATAGATAAAAAAGGGTGGCGTATCTGGACGGGTGCCAAGACCGCAATTGAGGAGAATCTAAACAATGCGCATTTTATGCGCATTTTCATCGATCACCTGGAAGAGTATTTTAAACCGGGTGAAGTAGATGAAATCTGGATTGTATTTCCGGATCCCTTTCTTCGCGAATCGAGGGAGTCGAACCGGCTTACATCCCCGAAATTTTTGAACATCTATAAAAATATTCTTAAACCCGGCTCTGTAATTCATCTCAAAACCGACTCGCCCGAGCTCTTCAGCTACACGCTTGAAGTGATTGAACAGGAGAACTGCCGTATAGTGGATCGCTGTGATAACATATACAAAGAGCGGCCGGATGATGCATTGCTATCCATACGGACATTCTATGAAGAGATGCACCTCCGGGAAGGCAGGACGATCCGGTATGTATCGTTTCAGCTTCCTTAG
- a CDS encoding UbiA family prenyltransferase → MMFREIGNFILHLRLHYQVLILSGGYLLGGLMAGSMDSGQYWVQFLNVHVLLYGGATAFNSWWDKDEGPIGGLKNPPAMSKWMHPVSIIFMLAGLAWALVIGWWYAAVFAISLALFWLYSTPAARWKGHPLLSMVAIGISTGLNSVLLGVLAAGGEITATVALAALGASLILLSLYPVSQIFQIEEDIRRGDRTFAAVYGLSGVKKFYSVSYFGGLLLLCYALLQFYPVPSIALGVAGAVSGIIIGKIVVKLSGQEEEYSTVMRLKFMASLSFVIFLFISNLIRHDWVSISSLDIYF, encoded by the coding sequence ATGATGTTTCGTGAAATCGGAAATTTTATCCTCCATTTACGCCTGCACTATCAGGTCTTGATACTGTCAGGCGGTTATCTGCTCGGCGGATTGATGGCTGGATCGATGGATTCCGGACAATATTGGGTGCAGTTTTTGAATGTACATGTTCTCCTGTACGGTGGCGCTACAGCGTTCAACTCCTGGTGGGACAAGGATGAGGGGCCGATTGGCGGTCTCAAAAATCCACCCGCCATGTCAAAATGGATGCATCCCGTATCAATTATATTCATGCTGGCCGGACTTGCATGGGCGCTTGTGATAGGTTGGTGGTACGCAGCTGTTTTTGCGATTAGCCTGGCGCTTTTTTGGCTCTATTCTACTCCGGCAGCACGGTGGAAGGGCCACCCGCTGCTTAGCATGGTGGCTATTGGTATCAGTACAGGCCTGAATTCCGTTTTGCTTGGGGTTCTTGCTGCAGGAGGAGAAATCACAGCAACCGTCGCACTCGCCGCTTTGGGTGCGTCCCTGATACTGCTCAGTCTCTACCCCGTTTCACAGATATTTCAAATAGAGGAAGACATTCGACGGGGAGATCGTACTTTTGCCGCTGTATACGGACTCAGTGGAGTGAAAAAGTTTTACTCCGTGAGTTATTTTGGGGGATTGTTACTTCTTTGTTATGCTCTTCTTCAGTTTTATCCCGTTCCTTCCATTGCTCTGGGAGTTGCAGGGGCAGTGTCGGGAATCATTATTGGTAAAATCGTTGTTAAGCTGTCAGGGCAGGAAGAGGAGTACAGTACGGTAATGCGCCTGAAATTTATGGCATCGCTCTCATTTGTAATCTTCCTTTTTATTTCAAACCTGATCCGTCATGATTGGGTTTCTATCAGTTCACTCGACATCTATTTTTAA
- a CDS encoding aspartate aminotransferase family protein — protein MKQDKDSFYRHIAQTSDEPMGLEVDRASGCYLFTTDGKKYVDLISGIAVSSLGHRHPNVIRAIKEQLDQHLHVMVYGEYIQKPQSRFADLLTRQLPDSLDRVYFVNSGTESVEGALKLAKKYTGRTKLVAFENSYHGDTHGSLSVTGRNVYRDPYEPLLPDVHFAAFNSKESLSIIDDSTAAVILEPIQGEGGVIPSQKAWLKEVRKRCDEHGALLIFDEIQTGFFRTGTLFAFEYYDVVPDILCLAKAMGGGMPLGAFVSSSEIFEVFKKDPPLNHVTTFGGHPVCCAAAHANLETLLSGDFSSKAYSIAEMACHMLWGDGIVEVRGRGAMLGLQLRDAVLTQKVVEECFKNGLILGWTLHSDSLIRIAPPLIIEPDLLEEAFDIILSAVRKFV, from the coding sequence ATGAAACAAGATAAGGACTCTTTCTATCGCCATATTGCCCAGACAAGTGATGAACCGATGGGCCTGGAGGTGGACCGTGCGTCGGGATGTTATCTTTTTACTACGGATGGCAAAAAGTATGTGGATCTGATATCCGGTATTGCCGTGAGCAGCCTGGGTCACCGCCATCCCAATGTGATCCGTGCCATTAAAGAGCAGCTTGATCAACATTTACATGTAATGGTTTACGGAGAGTACATTCAGAAACCGCAGAGCCGCTTTGCAGATCTGCTGACACGGCAGCTTCCCGATTCTCTCGACAGGGTTTATTTTGTGAACAGCGGGACGGAGTCTGTGGAAGGAGCACTGAAACTCGCCAAGAAATATACCGGCCGTACGAAGCTTGTGGCATTCGAAAACAGCTATCACGGTGATACACATGGTTCCCTGAGTGTAACGGGACGCAATGTGTACCGTGACCCATATGAACCTTTACTTCCTGATGTTCATTTTGCAGCTTTTAATTCAAAAGAAAGCCTAAGCATTATAGACGACTCCACGGCTGCGGTGATTCTAGAGCCTATTCAGGGGGAGGGGGGAGTGATACCGTCTCAGAAAGCTTGGCTTAAAGAGGTGCGGAAGCGTTGTGACGAGCACGGAGCCCTCCTTATCTTTGATGAAATCCAGACAGGGTTTTTTCGCACGGGTACGCTCTTTGCTTTTGAATACTACGATGTGGTGCCGGATATTCTATGTTTGGCAAAAGCAATGGGTGGAGGGATGCCTCTGGGTGCATTTGTCTCATCATCTGAAATTTTTGAGGTTTTTAAAAAAGACCCGCCACTGAACCATGTTACAACATTTGGCGGACACCCGGTTTGCTGTGCTGCGGCCCACGCCAATCTGGAAACCCTTTTGAGTGGAGATTTTTCATCCAAAGCGTACAGCATTGCCGAGATGGCCTGCCACATGCTGTGGGGCGATGGCATTGTGGAAGTTCGCGGCCGGGGCGCCATGCTTGGGCTGCAGCTTCGTGATGCTGTCCTTACACAAAAAGTGGTGGAAGAATGCTTTAAGAACGGCCTCATTCTGGGCTGGACTCTCCATTCCGATTCGCTCATCAGAATTGCCCCCCCGCTCATTATTGAGCCGGATCTGCTTGAGGAGGCGTTTGACATCATTCTTTCTGCTGTTCGGAAGTTTGTGTAG